The sequence ACGCTCATGGGGCGTCCATTCCCACTGCCCGTCGGGGATATGTTGGAAGCACTTGCGGGTGATGGCCGCTTCGTGTTTGAACTCTTCAATCATGGGATCGATGATTCTCATCGGCATTCTCTCCTTGTTGACGGCTCCCTGACGATTCTATTCCTCGGAATCGCCTGTTTCAATGACGACAGCTTATACCCGGCCAGGACTGAAATCAAGGTGAAAATCCAGCCACTCTTGTTTTGGGTACTGAGTTCGCTTGCGCTTGCTTCGGCAGCCTCGCCCAAGCGCCCGTCATCAACACCTCCAGGGGCATTAAAAACGCTCAATAAGCTCAAATAAGCATTTAGCCAAGGTGCCGAAAAAGGCCGGTTTTCGAGCCTTTCGGACACGGTGTGGAAAAGTCTGTGAATTTCCTGTGAACGGAGGATGAGAATGCGTTGGATGGCGCGCATCGGGTGTGAATAGGTGCATGCACAACATGTGTGCAGGGAAAATTATCCGTAAAAGCGTTTGACCCCCTCCGGGGCCGGGTATAGACTTCGAATCGTCCCAAGAGGTGGACGGACGCAGCCAAGCCGGTATGAGGATTGGCTGGGTCGGTCGGCCGGAGAAAGGGCCCTCAGGTTCGCCTGAGAGCGCGAGACCGGCCAACCGGGGAAACCGAACCTTCGGGAGCGGTTTCTGAAGCCTCGTGAAAGGCAAAGCGGCTTCGGTCGCGGCGCCGGAAGCGAAGGCAACGTCAGTCGTTCTCTCCTGCTCCTCCGGGAGCGGGGCTGTGAGCGGAAGTCGGGTTTCCCGGCGGAAGCAGCAGTTATCGGGTTCGCCGTCGGCGCCTAGGGGCGGAAGCACAGGATTTCTTCGGGTATCCAGAGTTTCCGTCCTGCTTGAAGCGCCGAACTGGCGATGCGACTACGGCTGGACATCACTTGGGACCTTTTTTTTTGCCCAATTCGGGGCTTCTCCAGCCCCCGCTTCGGCTTCCTTCGGCAAGAACCCGCCGCGGCTGCTGTGATAACATCCCACTATGGTTGAAAAGGTGATTCTGGCGGCTCCCCGCGGGTTCTGCGCGGGCGTGGTTCGGGCCATCGACATCGTGAATATTGCGCTCAAGACTTATCCCAAGCCGGTCTACGTGCGCAAGGAGATCGTCCACAATCAGCATGTGGTGCAGGAGTTGCGCGAGAAGGGCGCCATCTTCGTGGAGGAGTTGCAGGAAGTCCCCTCGGGCAAGACGGTTATCTTCAGTGCCCACGGCGTTTCCCCCGCGGTTCGCGAAGACGCCAGGCGCCGCAATCTCAACGTCATCGACGCCACCTGTCCCCTGGTCACCAAGGTTCATTTGGAGGCCGTCCGCTACGCCAAGAAGGAATACACCATCGTCCTCATCGGCCACCAGGGTCATGACGAGGTGGTGGGGACCATGGGCGTGGCCCCGGAGAACATCCGGCTGGTGGAAGACATTCATGACGTCGAAGAGCTGCAGGTGGACACCGAAAAAGTGGCCTATATCACCCAGACTACGCTCAGTCTCTTCGACACGCGCCAGATCATCGAGGCCTTGCGCCGCAGATTTCCTCACATCGAGGGGCCGGCGGCCGACGATATCTGCTATGCCACCCAGAACCGCCAGACGGCTGTCCGCCAGATGGCCGGCCAAGCCGACCTGGTGCTGGTGGTGGGCTCGACCAACTCCTCCAACTCCAACCGCCTGGTCGAAGAGGCCCAGAAGTGCGGAGCCCGTCAGGCATACCTGATCGACGATGTGGAGGGCATCCGCCCCGAGTGGCTGCATGACGTCCGCATCGTGGGCATCAGTTCGGGGGCTTCGGCGCCCGAGAACCTGGTGGAGGGCGTGGTTGACTTCTTCCGTACCAAGGGGGCCGCGGTTGAAGAACTGGTGACCACCACCGAAAACGTTCAGTTCAACCTCCCCAAGAACCTGCTTCGCGACAGCCAAAGCCTGCCGACAACCTAGTGCTCTGCCGGTCATAAGTTCTGAGCCAGCGCCCTCCGTTCCTGTCCCTGACCAGGGACAGATTCGCCAGCCCCCTCCTTCGCCAAGACTTCGGAGGGCAGGCAGCGACTGTGTTAGAAGTCAAGTCCGGCTCGCTGAAGGCGAGCGATTCGTCAGCCCAGGGTCAGCCCCGACGAGCGGCAGCGAGACGGCGGCGCCACCCTGGGTTTCAGACGCCAAAGGTCGGAACGCTGAAAGCGTGGGATAACGCGACAGGGTGGCTCAAGACTTCTAACTCAGGACACTAGGTAATCCGCAGCGCCTTCCAGGGATCCAGGCGGGAGGCCCGGCGGGCGGGGAGGTAGGTGGCGGCCAGCATGACCAGCAGCAGGACCAGGGGCACCGTCAGGTAGGTCTGGAGATCGGTGGCGCTGACGCCGAAGAGCAGCGATTCCAGCAGTCGGCTGAGGCCCAAGGCGGCCGCCATCCCTACTCCGATTCCGATGACGGCCAGAGTCAGTCCCTGGCTCAGCACCAGTCCCAGGATCTGCGACGATTCGGCTCCCAAGGCCATGCGGATGCCGGTCTCGCGCGTGCGGCGCGACACTGCGTATGAAGTCACGCCGTAGAGCCCGATCATGGCCAGCACCAGAGCCAGGGCCGAGAAGGCCGTCATCAGTCCCGAATAGAGGCGGGGCTCGGCGATTTCACGGTCCACCCGCTCTTCCAGCAGGGTCACGTCGAACTGGGGCAGGGCCGGATCGAGGGCCTGCACGGCTCCGTGAAGGAAAGGCACCAACCGCTCGCTGGAGTCGGTGCGGGCCACAAGGTTGACCTGCCGGGTCATAATCGACATGCGCGGGGGCAGTTGGGCCAAAGCCATGTAGAGTTCGGGCTCGGGAAGCGATTGCAGCCCTTCGTTGAGGATGTTCTCCACCACCCCCACGATTTCGCCGAACTGAATTTCCTGGCCGATGGGGTTTTCGTCGGGGAAGTAGCGGTCGGCCAAGGCCTGATTGACGATGATGACTGGAGGCGTGCCGGTCCTGTCGGTTTCGGCGAAGCCCCGTCCTTGCAGGATGTCGGTGCGCATGGTGCGGAAGTATCCCGGAGTCACCACCCGCACGCTGGCCTCAGGACTGCGTCCCCCCTCCTGGGTCTCAGGCCGTCCGCGGATGCCGAAGCTGAGGCGGATTCGGGCCTGAGACATGGGCAGCAGATTGGCGATGGCGGCTGACTCCACGCCGGGCGCCGAGCGCACCCGCCGCAAGAGCCGGTCGAAAAAGTCGTTGCGGCTCTCCGAGCTTCCATAGCGGTATCCTGGCAACTGCACGCGCATGGTGGCCACGTCCTCCCAGTCGTAGCCGGGGTCCACGCTGCTGAGACGCAAAAAGGAGGAGGCCAGCAGGGCGGCTCCGACCAGGAGGACGGTGGCCAAGGCGATTTGAATGATGACCAGCCCGCCCCTCAGGCTGACCCTTCCCAGAGCGCCGGGCAAGTCGCCCGGGGTCTGCTCGGCCCCTTCCTTGAGGGAGGAGGTGAGGTCGACCCGCCGGTACTGGAGAGCGGGTATGAGTCCGAAGAACAACCCGGTCAGGGTCGATAAGGCCAGCGCAAAAGCCAGCACCGTCCAGTCCAGGGTCACCGTTTCCACGCGCGGAATGAGATCGGCCGCGAAGCTCTTCAGCAGCCGCATTCCTCCCAGCGCCAGCAGCAGCCCGGTCGTTCCCCCCAGCAGCGAAAGCAACAGGCTTTCGGTGAGGACGAGACGGGTCAGGCGTCCAGCCCCGGCCCCCAGGGCCAGGCGAATGGCGATTTCTCCCTGCCGGTCGGCGCCACGGGCCAAGATCAGGTTGGCTACGTTGGTGCAGGCGATCAGAAGCAGCAGGCCGACGGCCACGAAGAGGATATAGAGGGGCGTGCGCACGGGCCCCGTGATGCCCTCCAGCAGATTCTCCAGATGCAGGATGA comes from Acidobacteriota bacterium and encodes:
- a CDS encoding ABC transporter permease; amino-acid sequence: MQDLFSDIKVAVRRLAGQPGFLAVCLLTLALGIGANTMIFGVIYNVLLRPLPFPHPERIVRMVEEHSGAGGRRIPGFSLDSFREWKESNSVFSAMAAFQDHTATLTDREPALELNGIRATVGFFEVLGVPAALGTAFEPVHEERGNERVIVLSHSVWQTYFGSDPQIVGRSMSLDGIPYTVIGVMPSDFAYPDRETQYWLPMLVGPSQNRPGERRVIVLPVFARLKPGISVQQAQAQGQAIVEELRQREPDPQERDERVILHLENLLEGITGPVRTPLYILFVAVGLLLLIACTNVANLILARGADRQGEIAIRLALGAGAGRLTRLVLTESLLLSLLGGTTGLLLALGGMRLLKSFAADLIPRVETVTLDWTVLAFALALSTLTGLFFGLIPALQYRRVDLTSSLKEGAEQTPGDLPGALGRVSLRGGLVIIQIALATVLLVGAALLASSFLRLSSVDPGYDWEDVATMRVQLPGYRYGSSESRNDFFDRLLRRVRSAPGVESAAIANLLPMSQARIRLSFGIRGRPETQEGGRSPEASVRVVTPGYFRTMRTDILQGRGFAETDRTGTPPVIIVNQALADRYFPDENPIGQEIQFGEIVGVVENILNEGLQSLPEPELYMALAQLPPRMSIMTRQVNLVARTDSSERLVPFLHGAVQALDPALPQFDVTLLEERVDREIAEPRLYSGLMTAFSALALVLAMIGLYGVTSYAVSRRTRETGIRMALGAESSQILGLVLSQGLTLAVIGIGVGMAAALGLSRLLESLLFGVSATDLQTYLTVPLVLLLVMLAATYLPARRASRLDPWKALRIT
- a CDS encoding 4-hydroxy-3-methylbut-2-enyl diphosphate reductase, with translation MVEKVILAAPRGFCAGVVRAIDIVNIALKTYPKPVYVRKEIVHNQHVVQELREKGAIFVEELQEVPSGKTVIFSAHGVSPAVREDARRRNLNVIDATCPLVTKVHLEAVRYAKKEYTIVLIGHQGHDEVVGTMGVAPENIRLVEDIHDVEELQVDTEKVAYITQTTLSLFDTRQIIEALRRRFPHIEGPAADDICYATQNRQTAVRQMAGQADLVLVVGSTNSSNSNRLVEEAQKCGARQAYLIDDVEGIRPEWLHDVRIVGISSGASAPENLVEGVVDFFRTKGAAVEELVTTTENVQFNLPKNLLRDSQSLPTT